A window of the Symbiobacterium terraclitae genome harbors these coding sequences:
- the holA gene encoding DNA polymerase III subunit delta → MHYHEALTEIGQGRIRPVYLVHGGEPFLIEEVHRALRAAVVRPESADFNYHVLEPGPDQIAQALSLAETQPFFAERRLVVVKDCPAIVPRRKGGAEKEAPPGVGEGSPDEAEPSGGGDGALLHYLKAPVPSTVLLFTAGAVDARRKVTKALAAAGAVVECRPLKPEDAVMWVQNRAQSRGKHLNTRAAGLLVERVGTDLRLLDGELEKLVLYAGKAREIQARDVERMVANMAETEIFRLTDAVLHRDRARAIALLDRLLRQVDHPLQLLVAITNRFRQVLLVKALEDRGLNRRDAAAQAHMHPYAYGKLADHARAVPRSQVHRALERLLEADLAMKSGFDPRLTLETVVVELMGE, encoded by the coding sequence TTGCATTACCATGAAGCGCTGACCGAGATCGGCCAGGGCCGGATCCGGCCGGTCTACCTCGTTCACGGGGGCGAGCCGTTCCTCATCGAGGAGGTGCACCGCGCCCTGCGCGCTGCCGTGGTGCGGCCCGAGTCGGCGGACTTCAATTACCACGTGCTGGAGCCCGGCCCGGACCAGATCGCCCAGGCCCTGAGCCTGGCGGAGACGCAGCCCTTCTTTGCCGAGCGCCGCCTCGTCGTGGTGAAGGACTGCCCGGCGATCGTGCCGCGCCGGAAGGGCGGCGCCGAGAAGGAGGCGCCTCCCGGGGTCGGAGAGGGGTCGCCCGACGAGGCGGAGCCGTCGGGCGGCGGCGACGGCGCGCTGCTGCACTACCTGAAGGCGCCCGTGCCCTCCACCGTCCTGCTCTTCACCGCCGGCGCCGTGGATGCCCGGCGGAAGGTGACGAAGGCGCTCGCCGCAGCCGGGGCGGTCGTGGAGTGCCGGCCGCTCAAGCCCGAGGACGCGGTGATGTGGGTCCAGAACCGCGCCCAGTCCCGGGGGAAGCACCTGAACACGCGGGCGGCCGGCCTGCTGGTCGAGCGCGTCGGCACCGACCTGCGGCTGCTGGACGGCGAACTGGAGAAGCTCGTGCTCTACGCGGGCAAGGCCCGAGAGATCCAGGCGCGCGACGTGGAGCGCATGGTGGCCAACATGGCCGAGACGGAGATCTTCCGCCTGACCGACGCGGTGCTGCACAGGGACCGCGCGCGGGCGATCGCCCTGCTCGACAGGCTGCTGCGCCAGGTGGACCACCCGCTCCAGCTGCTCGTCGCCATCACCAACCGCTTCCGGCAGGTGCTCCTGGTCAAGGCGCTGGAGGACCGCGGACTCAACCGGCGCGACGCGGCCGCGCAGGCGCACATGCACCCGTACGCGTACGGCAAGCTGGCGGACCACGCGCGGGCCGTGCCGCGGAGCCAGGTTCACCGGGCGCTGGAGCGGCTGCTGGAGGCCGACCTGGCGATGAAGTCCGGGTTCGACCCGCGGCTGACGCTGGAGACCGTGGTCGTCGAGCTCATGGGCGAGTGA
- a CDS encoding DNA internalization-related competence protein ComEC/Rec2, whose protein sequence is MQSRPAVWVAAALAVGITAAGWLRPHPALCLAALAPLVGGLLAGRRSAALLLAALAAFGALRCAYVQTAGRGNLSAWEGQQVSLVGTVVSEPELRPSGGAAYVVAAEAVGGHPARGRVRITQRYGQQPAFGERIAVSGRLAPPLGPRHPGGFDEAAYLARQSVYLVMESGPPERLGPGALDPFRRAAVAVRLRLEGVLRQALPEREAALMAGLLFGSRSDLPDDVSAAFRATGVFHLLAVSGGNVALLVVPLLWLLRRAGLGRAAASALVIPAVLFFVFLTGASPSVLRAGLMAILVLAGDVLGRERDALNTLGAAAALLLVLLPGLLFDLGFQLSVAATLGILLLAGPIQRWLALRLARGLPEGPARLLAEGLSVTLAAQALVEPLSLHAFGVISPVAPLANLLVVPFVGLLVPFGLAAVTAGLVLPPAVWLLGLVGRWALAVLVYGVKALGSLPLAQVAVGHLPPGGVLLWYGAVLLAASPALRRALTGRLEALWRRLRAAPAGVCAAGALTLLAALGAGLSWRLALAGPPDRLQLVFLDVGQGDAILVRGPDGTAALVDAGVAYEGRSGSGFDAGAEVVVPYLRRAGVRRLEYLVLTHPDVDHVGGAEAVLRRVPVGQVRVSTAAAPEPSYARALAAAAELGVPVRQAREGDVLPLGEGVWLQVLGPPEVPLSGSRSDDNANCVAVRVVYRRVAALLACDLEADAEARLVDRGYDLSADVLKVAHHGSRFSTTERFLRAVSPRVAVVSAGRGNPFGHPHGEVLERLRAAGAEVWRTDQHGTVTLWSDGFRVWAEGTAGRPGDAERRPPGLRGRRWLGAW, encoded by the coding sequence GTGCAGTCTCGTCCCGCGGTGTGGGTCGCGGCGGCTCTCGCGGTGGGCATCACAGCGGCGGGATGGCTCCGCCCGCATCCCGCGCTCTGCCTCGCTGCGCTCGCCCCGCTGGTGGGAGGGTTGCTGGCCGGGCGCCGCAGCGCGGCACTGCTGCTGGCTGCCCTTGCCGCGTTCGGTGCCCTGCGTTGCGCGTACGTCCAGACCGCCGGCAGGGGCAACCTGTCCGCGTGGGAGGGGCAGCAGGTAAGCCTGGTGGGCACGGTGGTGAGCGAGCCCGAACTGCGCCCGTCCGGCGGCGCGGCCTACGTCGTGGCGGCCGAGGCTGTGGGCGGGCACCCCGCCCGGGGGCGGGTGCGCATCACCCAGCGGTATGGGCAGCAGCCCGCCTTTGGCGAGCGGATCGCCGTCTCGGGCCGCCTCGCGCCGCCGCTGGGGCCGCGGCACCCCGGCGGCTTCGATGAGGCGGCCTACCTGGCCCGTCAGTCCGTCTACCTGGTGATGGAGAGCGGCCCGCCTGAGCGCCTCGGCCCCGGGGCGCTGGATCCCTTCCGGCGCGCGGCGGTGGCGGTCCGGCTGCGCCTGGAGGGCGTGCTGCGTCAAGCGCTGCCCGAGCGGGAGGCGGCGCTGATGGCCGGCCTCCTCTTCGGCAGCCGGTCCGACCTGCCCGACGACGTCTCGGCGGCCTTCCGGGCCACCGGCGTCTTCCACCTGCTGGCGGTGAGCGGCGGCAACGTCGCCCTGCTCGTCGTGCCGCTGCTCTGGCTGCTCCGGCGGGCCGGGCTGGGGCGGGCCGCGGCGTCGGCGCTCGTCATCCCCGCCGTTCTCTTCTTCGTCTTCCTCACCGGCGCCAGTCCGTCCGTGCTGCGCGCCGGCCTGATGGCCATCCTCGTCCTGGCCGGCGACGTGCTCGGGCGCGAGCGGGATGCGCTCAACACCCTCGGCGCGGCCGCGGCGCTGCTCCTGGTGCTGCTGCCCGGGCTCCTCTTCGACCTGGGCTTCCAGCTCTCGGTGGCCGCGACGCTGGGCATTCTGTTGCTCGCGGGGCCGATCCAGCGCTGGCTGGCGCTCCGCCTGGCGCGGGGGTTGCCCGAGGGCCCCGCCCGCCTGCTGGCCGAAGGGCTCTCGGTCACCCTCGCTGCGCAGGCCCTGGTGGAGCCCCTGAGCCTTCACGCCTTCGGGGTCATATCCCCTGTGGCCCCGCTGGCCAACCTGCTGGTGGTGCCCTTCGTGGGCCTGCTGGTCCCCTTCGGCCTGGCTGCCGTGACCGCGGGGCTGGTCCTGCCGCCGGCGGTCTGGCTGCTGGGGCTGGTGGGCCGGTGGGCCCTCGCCGTGCTCGTCTACGGGGTGAAGGCGCTCGGCAGCCTGCCGCTGGCCCAGGTCGCCGTTGGCCACCTGCCGCCGGGCGGCGTGCTGCTCTGGTACGGCGCGGTGCTGCTGGCCGCGTCGCCGGCGCTGCGCCGGGCCCTGACCGGGCGGCTGGAGGCCCTCTGGCGGCGCCTCCGCGCGGCACCCGCCGGTGTCTGTGCGGCGGGCGCGCTCACCCTGCTGGCGGCGCTGGGCGCCGGCCTCTCCTGGCGGCTGGCGCTGGCCGGTCCCCCGGACCGGCTCCAGCTGGTCTTCCTGGACGTCGGGCAGGGCGACGCCATTCTGGTGCGGGGGCCGGACGGAACGGCCGCCCTGGTGGACGCAGGGGTGGCGTACGAGGGGCGTTCGGGCAGCGGGTTCGACGCGGGCGCCGAGGTCGTGGTGCCTTACCTGCGGCGGGCCGGGGTACGGCGGCTGGAGTATCTCGTACTCACGCACCCGGACGTCGACCACGTGGGCGGGGCGGAGGCCGTGCTCCGCCGCGTCCCCGTGGGCCAGGTGCGGGTGAGCACGGCCGCGGCCCCGGAGCCGTCCTACGCCAGGGCGCTGGCGGCCGCGGCGGAGCTGGGCGTTCCGGTCCGTCAGGCGCGCGAGGGCGACGTGCTCCCGCTGGGGGAGGGCGTGTGGCTGCAGGTGCTCGGTCCGCCGGAGGTGCCCCTCTCGGGCAGCAGGTCCGACGACAACGCGAACTGCGTGGCCGTCCGGGTCGTCTACCGCCGTGTTGCCGCCCTTCTGGCCTGCGACCTGGAAGCAGATGCCGAGGCGCGGTTGGTGGACCGGGGGTACGACCTGTCGGCCGATGTGCTCAAGGTCGCCCACCACGGCTCCCGCTTCTCGACGACCGAGCGCTTCCTGCGCGCCGTCTCCCCCCGGGTGGCGGTGGTCTCCGCCGGGCGGGGGAACCCCTTCGGCCACCCGCACGGCGAGGTGCTGGAGCGGCTGCGGGCGGCAGGCGCCGAGGTGTGGCGGACCGACCAGCACGGCACGGTGACGCTCTGGTCGGACGGGTTCCGGGTCTGGGCGGAGGGCACCGCGGGCCGGCCGGGAGACGCGGAGCGCCGGCCCCCGGGTCTCCGGGGCCGGCGCTGGTTGGGGGCGTGGTGA
- a CDS encoding ABC transporter ATP-binding protein, with amino-acid sequence MSKTFDSTEALNDLNLTIRPGEFLTLLGPSGCGKTTTLRLLAGFEEPTSGEIWLAGRPVQGLPAYKRPVNTVFQHYALFPHMTVFDNVAFGLRMQRLPAAEIRRRVAQALELVRLGDLGNRRPQELSGGQQQRVALARALVMEPKVLLLDEPLGALDLQLRRAMQVELRQLQRRLGATFLYVTHDQEEALAMSDRIAVMRGGRVEQVGTPEEVYLRPATRFVAQFLGEANLLEGEGAASGRLRWGDYHLAVDRHLQPGRTTVALRPEQVRVRWPGSAAPVGPAENRLHGIVAERLFVGTGTRLVVEVAGRRLAALLPAGPGPDLGDQVELCFSAEHCVVVAP; translated from the coding sequence GTGTCGAAGACCTTCGATTCGACCGAAGCCCTCAACGACCTTAACCTGACGATTCGTCCGGGCGAGTTCCTTACGCTTCTCGGTCCCAGCGGCTGCGGGAAGACGACGACCCTCAGGCTGCTGGCGGGCTTCGAAGAGCCCACCTCCGGCGAGATCTGGCTGGCGGGCAGACCGGTACAGGGACTCCCGGCTTACAAAAGACCTGTTAACACGGTCTTTCAGCACTACGCGCTCTTTCCGCACATGACCGTGTTCGATAATGTTGCGTTCGGCCTGCGCATGCAGCGCCTTCCCGCGGCCGAGATCCGCCGGCGCGTCGCACAGGCGCTGGAGCTGGTGCGGCTGGGGGACCTCGGCAACCGCCGGCCCCAGGAGCTCTCCGGGGGTCAGCAGCAGCGGGTCGCCCTCGCGCGCGCCCTGGTGATGGAGCCGAAGGTGCTGCTGCTGGACGAGCCGCTCGGGGCCCTGGACCTGCAGCTCCGGCGGGCGATGCAGGTCGAGCTGCGCCAGCTCCAGCGCCGCCTCGGGGCCACCTTCCTCTACGTGACCCACGACCAGGAGGAGGCGCTGGCCATGTCCGACCGCATCGCCGTGATGCGGGGCGGCCGGGTGGAGCAGGTGGGGACGCCGGAGGAGGTCTACCTCCGCCCGGCCACCAGGTTCGTCGCCCAGTTCCTGGGCGAGGCCAACCTGCTGGAGGGCGAGGGTGCCGCCTCCGGCCGGCTTCGCTGGGGCGACTACCACCTGGCCGTGGACCGTCACCTGCAGCCCGGGCGCACGACCGTGGCGCTCCGACCTGAGCAGGTGCGGGTGCGCTGGCCGGGGTCGGCAGCCCCGGTCGGCCCTGCGGAGAACCGGCTGCACGGCATCGTGGCGGAGCGGCTCTTCGTCGGCACGGGAACGCGGCTCGTGGTGGAGGTGGCAGGACGGCGGCTCGCGGCGCTGCTGCCGGCGGGACCTGGTCCCGACCTCGGCGATCAGGTCGAACTCTGCTTCAGCGCCGAGCACTGCGTGGTGGTGGCGCCATGA
- a CDS encoding ABC transporter permease, with protein sequence MTRRGGWAALAPTVLWLTALVAAPLALMLIYSLAARIAPDSPWPQGITLQHYARLVDPLYLRIFIRSILQAALATFFSLLLGYPLAYYIARSPLQKRGRLLLLVVIPFWTNFLVRTYALMVLMRAQGVINSILTATGLIREPLSLLYNEAAVQVGLVYTLLPLLILPLYANLEKLDERLLSAAQDLGASPFAAFWHVTWPLSRPGVLVGCMMVFISAFGMYLVPDLMGGARSVMVGNLIQNQFLQARNWPFGAAVALALTGVVLVVALLVQRAGRLDGGEVKR encoded by the coding sequence ATGACCAGGCGGGGCGGATGGGCCGCGCTGGCCCCGACGGTGCTCTGGCTGACGGCCCTCGTGGCCGCGCCGCTGGCGCTCATGCTGATCTACAGCCTCGCCGCACGGATCGCGCCCGATTCCCCGTGGCCCCAGGGTATCACGCTTCAGCACTACGCACGCCTGGTCGACCCGCTCTACCTGCGTATCTTCATCCGCTCCATCCTCCAGGCGGCCCTGGCCACGTTCTTCTCGCTCCTGCTTGGGTACCCGCTGGCCTACTACATCGCCCGGAGCCCGCTGCAGAAGCGGGGCAGGCTGCTGCTCCTGGTCGTGATCCCCTTCTGGACGAACTTCCTGGTGCGCACCTACGCGCTCATGGTGCTGATGCGGGCGCAGGGCGTCATCAACTCCATCCTCACCGCCACCGGGCTCATCCGTGAACCCCTCTCCCTCCTCTACAACGAGGCGGCGGTGCAGGTGGGCCTGGTCTACACCCTGCTGCCCCTCCTCATCCTGCCGCTCTACGCCAACCTGGAGAAGCTGGACGAGCGGCTGCTCTCCGCAGCCCAGGACCTCGGGGCGAGCCCGTTCGCCGCGTTCTGGCACGTCACCTGGCCGCTGTCGCGCCCCGGCGTCCTCGTGGGCTGCATGATGGTCTTCATCTCCGCCTTCGGCATGTACCTCGTCCCCGACCTGATGGGCGGCGCCCGATCGGTCATGGTGGGCAACCTCATCCAGAACCAGTTCCTGCAGGCCCGTAACTGGCCCTTCGGCGCGGCGGTCGCCCTGGCCCTCACCGGGGTCGTCCTGGTGGTCGCGCTGCTGGTGCAGCGGGCCGGGCGGCTGGACGGCGGGGAGGTGAAGCGGTGA
- a CDS encoding ABC transporter permease, protein MKGKRDWLKLHAWLVYGFLYLPIFILIVLSFNSSRTSAVWKGFTLDWYVRLFHNRLLWEAVQNSLIIATATALISTALGTAAALSLHRRQIRGRLWVEGLLYLPLVLPDIVLGVGALVLFTALGIGLGLGTMLAAHVGTSISYVVLVLRARLADMDQRLEEAACDLGATPWQTLWHVTLPLLAPGILASVLLSFTLSLDDFILSFFTAGPGSTTLPLRVYGMMKTGLTPEVNALSTVLVLVTGIATTLYLRLTQNRI, encoded by the coding sequence GTGAAGGGGAAGCGCGACTGGCTGAAGCTCCACGCATGGCTGGTCTACGGGTTTCTCTACCTGCCGATCTTCATCCTCATCGTCCTCTCCTTTAACAGCTCCCGCACGAGCGCCGTCTGGAAGGGCTTCACGCTGGACTGGTACGTGCGGCTCTTCCACAACCGCCTCCTCTGGGAGGCGGTGCAGAACAGCCTGATCATCGCCACCGCCACGGCGCTCATCTCCACCGCGCTGGGCACGGCCGCCGCCCTCTCCCTGCACCGGCGGCAGATCCGCGGCCGGCTCTGGGTGGAGGGGCTTCTCTACCTCCCCCTGGTACTCCCCGACATCGTGCTGGGCGTGGGGGCGCTCGTGCTCTTCACCGCCCTGGGCATCGGGCTCGGGCTGGGCACGATGCTGGCCGCCCATGTGGGCACGTCGATCTCCTACGTCGTTCTGGTGCTGCGGGCCCGGCTGGCCGACATGGACCAGCGCCTGGAGGAGGCCGCCTGCGACCTGGGCGCCACGCCGTGGCAGACGCTCTGGCACGTCACGCTGCCCCTGCTGGCGCCGGGCATCCTGGCCTCCGTGCTGCTCTCGTTCACGCTGTCTCTGGACGACTTCATCCTCTCCTTCTTCACCGCAGGCCCCGGGTCGACCACCCTGCCTCTGCGCGTGTACGGGATGATGAAGACCGGCCTGACACCCGAGGTCAACGCCCTGTCCACCGTGCTTGTGCTGGTGACGGGCATCGCGACCACCCTGTACCTGCGGCTGACACAGAACCGGATCTAA
- a CDS encoding polyamine ABC transporter substrate-binding protein, with the protein MRKRVGLAVAALMLVTAALSGCSSGGGTSMASDLPKPERDPSVDMSRLSSELNVFTWTEYLPQSVISEFEDLYGVRVNYDAYSSNEEMHAKLKAGASGYDIIIPEIYMVKVLRREGLLEEIDHANVPNLKNIDPRFRGLEHDPNNDYSVPYVWGTTGIVVNKERISPDQIQSWDDLWNPDFAGKLVVPDDAREMVGIALRTMGHGLNTTDPAALEAAKEKLKALKPNVRAFNSDSPKDLLLGGEVWGGVVWSGEAALVMREKEDFQWIIPPEGVTIWIDHVAIPKDAPHKYTAEVFINFLLDPLVSARISAEYPYGNPNKAAMPYIPAEDLANTAINPPAEWLKKAESLDDLGDEMNQLYDQIWTEVKG; encoded by the coding sequence ATGCGCAAGCGTGTGGGGCTTGCGGTCGCCGCTCTGATGCTGGTGACCGCAGCGCTGTCGGGGTGCTCCTCCGGAGGAGGCACCAGCATGGCCTCGGACCTGCCGAAGCCGGAGCGGGATCCGAGCGTGGACATGAGCCGGCTTTCGTCCGAGTTGAACGTCTTCACCTGGACCGAGTACCTGCCCCAGTCGGTGATCAGCGAGTTCGAGGATCTCTACGGCGTGCGGGTCAACTACGATGCGTACTCCAGCAACGAGGAGATGCACGCCAAGCTGAAGGCCGGAGCCTCGGGCTACGACATCATCATCCCCGAGATCTACATGGTGAAGGTCCTGCGGCGCGAGGGGCTGCTCGAGGAGATCGACCACGCCAACGTGCCGAACCTCAAGAACATCGATCCGCGCTTCCGGGGGCTCGAGCACGATCCGAACAACGACTACTCGGTGCCCTATGTGTGGGGGACGACGGGTATCGTCGTCAACAAGGAGCGCATCAGCCCCGACCAGATCCAGTCGTGGGATGACCTGTGGAACCCGGACTTCGCCGGCAAGCTGGTCGTGCCCGACGACGCCCGGGAGATGGTGGGCATCGCCCTCCGCACGATGGGCCACGGGCTGAACACCACCGACCCGGCGGCCCTCGAGGCGGCCAAGGAGAAGCTGAAGGCGCTGAAGCCCAACGTACGGGCCTTCAACAGCGACAGCCCCAAGGACCTTCTGCTGGGCGGCGAGGTCTGGGGCGGCGTGGTCTGGAGCGGCGAGGCGGCCCTGGTGATGCGGGAGAAAGAGGACTTCCAGTGGATCATCCCGCCCGAGGGTGTGACCATCTGGATCGACCACGTGGCGATCCCCAAGGACGCGCCGCACAAGTACACCGCCGAGGTCTTCATCAACTTCCTGCTCGACCCGCTGGTCAGCGCCCGCATCTCCGCGGAGTACCCCTACGGCAACCCCAACAAGGCGGCCATGCCGTACATCCCCGCGGAGGACCTCGCCAACACGGCCATCAACCCGCCGGCCGAGTGGCTGAAGAAGGCCGAGTCGCTGGACGACCTGGGCGACGAGATGAACCAGCTGTACGACCAGATCTGGACTGAAGTCAAGGGATAG
- a CDS encoding DUF4129 domain-containing protein: MRRALALLLLLLSLPAAPIAAAAVPATAYLEQLQAAEGLLGEAEASLARGDEAAARMAVRSAGQRLTGIDQVVSPAGEVRADLSDLQEALREAAADPTALGSAREVLEAHLRAAEELVAADAVEAPGARASLDRALAQVASQSLLQRARNWFLRLFLRGIDRAEPASFPVWAYWVGGAVGALALTWAGIGLYRALTGHGAGREGVWVGGRGTASARPPQPAELLQQAQAAAGRGEYLEGIRLAHLALLLHLDHLDLISYRPAQTNREHELQLRSRGPSLLPALRRLHDLVEECLYAGHPARAAEYGQAESLVMQLWREGDAASRSQDATPGRSSPASSH, translated from the coding sequence ATGAGGCGCGCCCTCGCCCTCCTCCTGCTCCTCCTCTCGCTCCCGGCAGCGCCGATCGCGGCGGCGGCAGTCCCGGCCACGGCATACCTGGAGCAGCTGCAGGCCGCCGAGGGGCTGCTCGGCGAGGCCGAGGCGTCGCTGGCCCGGGGGGACGAGGCCGCTGCCCGGATGGCGGTGCGCTCCGCCGGCCAACGGCTGACGGGCATCGATCAGGTGGTCAGCCCGGCCGGGGAGGTCCGGGCTGACCTCTCCGACCTGCAGGAGGCGCTGCGGGAGGCCGCGGCCGATCCCACGGCGCTGGGTAGCGCCAGGGAGGTGCTGGAGGCGCACCTGCGCGCGGCCGAGGAGCTCGTTGCAGCAGACGCAGTGGAGGCGCCGGGCGCCCGCGCCAGCCTGGACCGCGCCCTCGCCCAGGTCGCAAGCCAGTCGCTGCTGCAGCGGGCGCGCAACTGGTTCCTCAGACTGTTCCTGCGCGGGATCGACCGGGCCGAGCCCGCGTCCTTCCCGGTCTGGGCCTACTGGGTCGGCGGGGCAGTCGGCGCCCTCGCGCTCACCTGGGCGGGCATCGGCCTCTACCGTGCGCTCACCGGCCACGGCGCGGGCCGCGAGGGGGTGTGGGTCGGTGGGAGAGGGACCGCTTCCGCACGGCCGCCGCAGCCCGCCGAGCTGCTGCAGCAGGCGCAGGCCGCAGCCGGGCGGGGCGAGTACCTGGAGGGGATCCGGCTCGCCCACCTCGCCCTGCTGCTCCACCTCGACCACCTGGACCTCATCAGCTACCGGCCGGCCCAGACCAACCGGGAGCACGAACTGCAGCTCCGGAGCCGCGGACCCTCCCTGCTGCCGGCGCTGCGGCGCCTGCACGACCTGGTGGAGGAGTGCCTCTACGCCGGACACCCGGCGCGTGCTGCCGAGTACGGGCAGGCCGAGTCCCTGGTGATGCAGCTATGGCGAGAGGGGGATGCCGCATCAAGAAGCCAGGACGCGACGCCTGGCCGGTCATCGCCGGCCTCATCGCACTGA
- a CDS encoding DUF4350 domain-containing protein: MARGGCRIKKPGRDAWPVIAGLIALIFVGTLLGGGSQARSAMAPAGSTYSRSPDGLSAIYAVFADQRAALRWKLPLDRLDDDVDRLVIWNVEGLRPEEVEALERWVARGHAALVGGDLTNPPAPWPGTIDPGVPGSARPAAAHPATAGIREVSVGGAHFRGGSADQLVHLKDAGGRPVLVSWRVGEGRLFWSADTAWLSNARIGEAQNLELALQTLMPRGGGQVAFDEYHHGYTSPTHWWQLLRESLRAFALLMAAALTLFFWSFGVRFGSPLPAPVRPPRAAVEYVHSMSQLYRRAGAGEVVLRALYRSLRAHLGRLTGGVADLSHAEIARRAAPRCGAAEAEIERLLNRTADSNLKPSEAELIALARDVENLQRRIDHAGHRDR, encoded by the coding sequence ATGGCGAGAGGGGGATGCCGCATCAAGAAGCCAGGACGCGACGCCTGGCCGGTCATCGCCGGCCTCATCGCACTGATCTTCGTGGGCACGCTGCTGGGCGGCGGCAGCCAGGCCCGCTCGGCCATGGCTCCCGCCGGCTCCACCTACTCGCGGAGCCCTGACGGGCTTTCCGCCATCTACGCCGTCTTCGCCGACCAGCGCGCAGCCCTGCGCTGGAAACTGCCGCTGGACCGGTTGGACGACGACGTGGACCGGCTGGTGATCTGGAACGTGGAAGGCCTGAGGCCCGAAGAGGTGGAGGCGCTGGAGCGGTGGGTGGCGCGGGGACACGCTGCCCTGGTGGGGGGAGATCTGACCAACCCGCCGGCACCCTGGCCGGGCACGATCGACCCCGGAGTCCCCGGCAGCGCCCGGCCCGCAGCCGCCCACCCCGCCACCGCCGGCATCCGGGAGGTCTCGGTGGGGGGCGCCCACTTCCGGGGCGGGTCCGCGGATCAGCTGGTCCACCTGAAGGATGCGGGCGGGCGGCCGGTGCTGGTCTCCTGGCGGGTCGGGGAGGGCCGCCTCTTCTGGTCGGCCGACACCGCCTGGCTGAGCAACGCCCGCATCGGCGAGGCCCAGAACCTGGAGCTGGCGCTGCAGACCCTGATGCCCCGGGGCGGTGGCCAGGTGGCGTTCGACGAGTACCACCACGGCTACACCTCACCCACCCACTGGTGGCAGCTTCTGCGGGAGTCGCTGAGGGCCTTCGCACTGCTTATGGCCGCAGCCCTGACGCTCTTCTTCTGGTCCTTCGGCGTCCGCTTCGGCTCGCCGCTGCCCGCGCCCGTCCGGCCGCCCCGGGCGGCGGTGGAGTACGTACACTCCATGAGCCAGCTCTACCGGCGGGCAGGCGCCGGGGAGGTGGTGCTGCGGGCCCTCTACCGCTCGCTCCGGGCCCACCTCGGCCGGCTGACGGGCGGCGTGGCGGACCTCTCCCACGCCGAGATCGCGCGCCGGGCGGCCCCCCGCTGCGGGGCCGCCGAGGCGGAGATCGAGCGGCTGCTGAACCGGACGGCGGATTCGAACCTGAAACCCTCCGAGGCCGAGCTGATCGCCCTGGCCCGGGACGTGGAGAACCTGCAAAGGAGAATCGACCATGCCGGACACCGCGACCGTTGA
- a CDS encoding AAA family ATPase, whose protein sequence is MPDTATVETLRRIETELRKVIVGQEQVIEQILVALLAGGHVLIEGVPGLAKTLMVRSLAQVLGIGFRRIQFTPDLMPADVIGTTVFNPKDLTFEVKRGPVFTNLLLADEINRTPPKTQSALLEAMEEQQVTLDGQPHPLPRPFMVIATQNPIEYEGTYPLPEAQLDRFLMKVRIDYPAQDEERAILENHYRGFRAQELEQAGIAQVLDAEGLLNLRTAHRRVTVEAGVLDYINAVVRATREWSSLSVGASPRGAVALLVSSQSLALLRGRDYVVPDDVKEMARPVLRHRVILRPEAEVEGVQADQVLEQILQSLPVPR, encoded by the coding sequence ATGCCGGACACCGCGACCGTTGAGACCCTGCGGCGCATTGAGACCGAGCTGCGCAAGGTGATCGTCGGCCAGGAGCAGGTGATCGAGCAGATCCTGGTGGCCCTGCTCGCAGGGGGGCACGTGCTGATCGAGGGCGTCCCGGGCCTGGCCAAGACCCTGATGGTGCGCAGCCTCGCCCAGGTGCTGGGTATCGGCTTCAGGCGCATCCAGTTCACGCCCGACCTCATGCCCGCCGACGTGATCGGCACCACCGTCTTCAACCCGAAGGACCTGACCTTCGAGGTGAAGCGGGGCCCCGTCTTCACCAACCTGCTGCTGGCCGACGAGATCAACCGCACGCCGCCCAAGACGCAGTCCGCCCTGCTGGAGGCGATGGAGGAGCAGCAGGTGACCCTGGACGGGCAGCCCCACCCCCTGCCCCGGCCGTTCATGGTCATCGCCACGCAGAACCCCATCGAGTACGAGGGCACCTACCCGCTGCCCGAGGCGCAGCTGGACCGCTTCCTGATGAAGGTTCGCATCGACTACCCCGCTCAGGACGAGGAGCGGGCCATTCTGGAGAACCACTACCGGGGCTTCCGGGCGCAGGAGCTGGAGCAGGCGGGCATCGCGCAGGTGCTGGACGCAGAGGGGCTCCTCAACCTGCGCACCGCGCACCGCCGGGTCACGGTGGAGGCCGGCGTGCTGGACTACATCAACGCCGTCGTGCGGGCGACCCGCGAGTGGTCAAGCCTGTCGGTGGGCGCCAGCCCCCGGGGCGCGGTGGCCCTGCTCGTCAGCTCTCAGTCGCTGGCCCTGCTGCGGGGGCGTGACTACGTGGTGCCCGACGACGTGAAGGAGATGGCGCGGCCCGTCCTGCGCCACCGGGTCATCCTCCGGCCCGAGGCCGAGGTCGAGGGGGTGCAGGCCGACCAGGTGCTGGAGCAGATCCTCCAGTCCCTGCCGGTCCCGCGCTGA